The window GCTCCCCGTGATCGCGGGGTTCGAGGAGGTGCTGTTCCGGGGCGCGTTGATTGGGGTCGCCGCTGCCGGATACGACGTGTCGCCGTGGCTGCTCGCGGTCGTCGCCTCCGGCGCGTTCGCGCTCGGCCACGGCGCGCAGGGCCGGCTGGGGGTAGTCGTGACCGGCGCCCTGGGGTTCGTCCTCGCGGCGGCGTTCGTGGTCTCCGGGAGCCTGCTCGTCGTGATCGTCGCCCACTACCTCGTGAACGCCCTGGAGTTCGTCGTCCACGAGGGGCTCGGAGCGGCGTGGCCGCCCGACTCGGCCTGACACCCGTCGACTTCACATAACTCCTTTCACCGCCCGGCTCGGGGGTAGCGTATGGACAGTCGTTCGCGGACGATCCTTCGGTCGGTACTCATCGGCTACATCGCGCTGATCGCCGCCTCGATCCTGCTCGACAACCCGGTGGTGACCACGGCGGCCGACCTGGGGTTCGCCGCCATTGCGGGGGTCTTCGCGTACGTGATCTACACCGGGGCCTCGGCGTCGGACGACCGCCGGGTCGTTCTCGGTGCGGTCGGCGCGCTCGTCGGCGCGGCGATCGCGCAGGTGCTGGCGCTGTTGCCCGGCTTCGCCACGTTCGAGACGGCCTCGACGGTGCTTTTCATTCTGGGGTTCCTCGGCTACTTCGTGATCCGGCGCGGGTAGGCCACCCGACGGTCGGGGGTGCCGTCAAGCCGACGCGACGCCCGCGTCCGGCTATCCGGACTCGACCGCCCGGAGCCGTTCTGCGACCTCCGCCGGGGCCCCGCCCGGCGCGTCGCGGACACGGTGGTCCGGGACGAAAAGCGGGATCGGGTTCTCCGCCAGCGCGGTCCGGGCGGTTCCGCGGTCGCCGTCGTCGTCGGGGTCCAGCCCTGCCATCCTGAGCACCCGGTCGAGCGACACCGTCTCGCCGTACGGGACGTTCCGGGTCGCCTCTAAGACGCGCCGGTGGTCCGTGGGGACTGTGAGCGCGATCTCGACGTCGTCGAAGTGGTCCTCGGCCCCGCCGAGGTAGGCGTCGATCCGGTCGAGGAGCGGATGATCGCCGCCGGCGTCGTCATTCGGCGTCGCCGGGAACGAGACGCTGATCACGCTCCCGCTCGCGACCCCGACCTCGACTACCCGACCCAACCGATCGAACTCCCGGGCGAAGACGCCGTCCATACCCGGGTGATCGTCCGCGATCGGTCTAACGGTGACGGTGTCCCCGCGGACGCGCGGCCAGCGACCCGGCCGGCGGTCGCGACGCGCAAGTCTTATGTGCAAAAGAGTCCACCAGTGAACATAGATGGACGCTAGTGATGATGACCTTGCGCCGGAGGTGCGGTCGATCCTCGACGCCGCCGTCGAGCGCGCCGGTGACGACACCCGGATCGCGGTCGACGCGCGGTCGTTCCCCGAGGCGGTCGCCGCGGCCGAGGCCGACGGGCGCGTGCCGGTCGTCGCGGAGATCAAGCCGACCAGCCCGACGACCGAGGGCCGGCGGGACGACGACCCGGTCGAACTGGCTCGGGAGATGGTCGGCGGCGGCGCGGCGGCGCTGTCGGTCCTGACTGAACCCGACTTCTTCGGCGGGTCGATCGAGCGGCTCGAACGGATCCGGGAGGCGGTCGACGTCCCGGTGCTCCGGAAGGACTTCGTCGTCCACGAATCGCA of the Halobellus ruber genome contains:
- a CDS encoding MGMT family protein, coding for MDGVFAREFDRLGRVVEVGVASGSVISVSFPATPNDDAGGDHPLLDRIDAYLGGAEDHFDDVEIALTVPTDHRRVLEATRNVPYGETVSLDRVLRMAGLDPDDDGDRGTARTALAENPIPLFVPDHRVRDAPGGAPAEVAERLRAVESG